Proteins from one Lachnospiraceae bacterium KGMB03038 genomic window:
- a CDS encoding DUF177 domain-containing protein yields the protein MLLDLSNVLSEQHESIERDVPIEIEKFQFSQGAFPIIRKSPLSITVEYVKERKIRITGKADLLFETACDRCLAPVETPLTLDFTKNVDLDEPDGSQTEDFDEANYIDGYTLDVDQMVCNEILIGWPTKILCGEDCKGICSVCGQNLNEGTCDCEDTGLDPRMSVIRDVFKNFKEV from the coding sequence ATGTTGTTAGACCTGTCAAATGTTCTGTCTGAGCAGCATGAGTCCATTGAACGGGACGTGCCGATCGAGATAGAGAAATTTCAATTTTCACAGGGAGCTTTCCCTATTATTAGGAAAAGTCCTTTGTCTATCACGGTGGAATATGTGAAAGAGCGGAAGATTCGGATCACAGGAAAAGCAGATCTTCTGTTTGAAACAGCCTGTGATCGGTGTTTGGCACCAGTGGAGACACCGCTTACGCTTGATTTTACCAAAAATGTAGATTTGGACGAACCGGATGGAAGCCAGACGGAAGATTTTGACGAAGCAAATTATATTGACGGATATACGCTCGATGTAGACCAGATGGTCTGCAATGAGATTCTCATAGGATGGCCGACTAAGATTCTGTGCGGCGAAGACTGTAAGGGGATTTGCAGCGTATGTGGTCAAAACCTGAATGAGGGGACTTGTGACTGTGAAGACACAGGTCTTGACCCTAGAATGTCAGTTATCCGCGATGTGTTTAAGAATTTTAAGGAGGTGTAA
- the plsX gene encoding phosphate acyltransferase PlsX: protein MTEITTVAVDAMGGDNAPGEIVKGAVEAVAERRDIQVCLVGREDVIRKELDKNGYSGNQIQIVPAQEVIETAEPPVNAIRKKKDSSIVVGMKMVKEEKADAFVSAGSSGAILVGGQVIVGRLKGVERPPLAPLIPTASGVSLLVDCGANVDARPSHLVQFAKMGSIYMEHVVGIRNPKVGIVNIGAEEEKGNALVKETFPLLKETKGIHFIGSVEAREIPRGQADVVVCEAFAGNVILKLYEGLGSVLMEKIKGGMMTSLRSKIGALLVKPALKETLKTFDATEYGGAPLLGLKGLVVKTHGSAKAKEVRNTIWQCCTFKQQRINEKIRDCIQAGEEAAES from the coding sequence ATGACTGAAATTACAACAGTAGCCGTGGATGCCATGGGCGGCGACAACGCTCCGGGTGAGATCGTCAAAGGCGCAGTGGAGGCTGTGGCAGAACGGAGGGATATCCAAGTCTGTCTGGTGGGTCGGGAAGATGTGATCAGGAAAGAGCTGGATAAGAATGGATACAGTGGAAACCAGATCCAGATCGTTCCGGCGCAGGAAGTGATCGAGACGGCTGAGCCGCCGGTGAACGCAATCCGTAAGAAGAAGGATTCATCTATCGTTGTGGGAATGAAGATGGTGAAGGAAGAAAAGGCAGATGCCTTTGTGTCGGCAGGAAGCTCAGGGGCGATCCTTGTGGGAGGACAGGTGATCGTTGGAAGGCTGAAAGGCGTGGAGCGCCCGCCGCTGGCACCTCTGATCCCAACGGCGTCTGGAGTAAGTCTTCTGGTAGACTGCGGTGCCAATGTGGACGCAAGGCCTTCTCATCTGGTTCAGTTTGCGAAGATGGGATCGATCTATATGGAGCATGTAGTCGGCATCCGGAATCCTAAAGTTGGAATTGTCAATATCGGCGCGGAAGAAGAGAAAGGGAATGCCTTGGTAAAAGAGACGTTTCCTCTGCTGAAGGAGACAAAAGGGATTCATTTTATTGGAAGCGTGGAGGCCAGAGAGATTCCGCGGGGACAGGCAGACGTAGTTGTTTGCGAGGCGTTCGCGGGAAATGTGATTCTGAAGCTTTACGAAGGACTGGGGTCTGTATTGATGGAGAAGATCAAAGGGGGGATGATGACATCTCTAAGAAGCAAGATCGGCGCACTTCTGGTCAAACCTGCCCTGAAAGAGACGCTGAAGACGTTTGACGCGACAGAATATGGCGGAGCGCCATTGCTGGGGTTGAAAGGACTTGTGGTCAAAACTCACGGAAGCGCGAAAGCTAAGGAAGTTCGCAACACGATCTGGCAGTGCTGTACGTTTAAACAGCAGAGGATCAACGAAAAGATCAGAGATTGTATTCAAGCCGGCGAGGAAGCGGCTGAGTCATAA
- the rnc gene encoding ribonuclease III, whose translation MGKDLRELEKKTGYQFHDFRLLERAMTHKSYINEAQMERYECNERLEFLGDAVLELVTSEYLFRDKANYPEGELTRMRAGIVCEPALAFCARELGLGSYLMLGKGEEATGGRKRESLTSDALEALIGAIYMDGGFTNAKEFIHRVVLNDIEKKKLFFDSKTILQEVVQGYFKGEKISYRLIGEKGPDHDKSFQTAVYIGEEAYGTGMGHTKKRAEQEAAYQALLALKKRDIK comes from the coding sequence ATGGGAAAAGATTTGAGAGAATTGGAGAAAAAAACGGGATATCAGTTTCATGATTTCCGGCTTCTGGAACGGGCGATGACCCATAAGTCCTACATCAATGAGGCCCAGATGGAAAGATATGAGTGCAACGAACGGCTGGAATTCCTGGGAGATGCGGTGTTGGAACTTGTGACCAGCGAATATCTGTTTCGGGATAAGGCGAATTACCCGGAAGGAGAGCTGACTCGGATGAGGGCGGGTATCGTCTGCGAACCGGCGCTTGCGTTCTGCGCAAGAGAATTGGGACTTGGGTCTTATCTTATGCTAGGAAAAGGAGAAGAGGCTACGGGAGGCCGGAAGCGGGAATCTCTGACATCGGATGCGCTGGAGGCTTTGATCGGCGCGATCTATATGGACGGTGGTTTTACTAATGCGAAAGAGTTTATTCACCGGGTAGTACTGAATGATATTGAGAAGAAAAAACTCTTTTTCGATAGCAAGACTATCCTTCAGGAAGTTGTGCAGGGATATTTCAAAGGGGAGAAGATTTCTTACCGCCTGATCGGTGAAAAGGGCCCTGATCATGACAAATCCTTCCAAACGGCAGTATACATTGGAGAGGAAGCTTATGGAACGGGCATGGGACACACAAAAAAGCGGGCGGAGCAGGAAGCGGCTTATCAAGCCCTGCTTGCCTTGAAAAAGCGGGATATAAAGTAG
- a CDS encoding 50S ribosomal protein L32 codes for MSICPKNKSSKARRDKRRANWKMSAPNLVKCSKCGELMMPHRVCKACGSYNKKEIIPQD; via the coding sequence ATGTCGATCTGTCCAAAGAACAAATCTTCAAAGGCAAGAAGAGATAAGAGAAGAGCTAACTGGAAGATGAGCGCACCAAACCTGGTGAAATGCAGCAAGTGCGGCGAATTGATGATGCCTCACAGAGTATGCAAAGCCTGTGGCTCTTACAACAAAAAAGAGATCATTCCTCAGGACTAG
- the acpP gene encoding acyl carrier protein: MEFEKLQEIISDVLNVEAQEITMESKFVDDLGADSLDIFQIIMGIEETFDIEIDNEDAEKIATVGDAVEQIKAATNN, translated from the coding sequence ATGGAATTTGAAAAACTGCAGGAGATCATTTCAGATGTGCTGAATGTAGAGGCGCAGGAAATTACAATGGAGTCTAAATTTGTGGACGACCTGGGAGCAGATTCTTTGGATATTTTCCAGATCATTATGGGGATCGAAGAGACATTTGATATTGAAATCGACAATGAAGACGCGGAAAAGATCGCTACAGTAGGGGATGCCGTAGAGCAGATCAAAGCGGCAACAAACAACTAG